The following are encoded together in the uncultured Sphaerochaeta sp. genome:
- a CDS encoding zf-HC2 domain-containing protein, whose translation MCVDDELLNTYLDGELQEPWRTQVQEHLGYCNACRQRLEQLRALHQKVADAVLPDSEISARQDRVLQYFEKTRFSSSNKKMHIFRKRIQVRLVPALITSAAAFVVVFIGAFVLFGNSSQQGQEILPGVASQIDSAHIRQVTEVQQPSLDMFSLEQIVQHLDAMGYAVKLEVKAVTPLE comes from the coding sequence ATGTGTGTCGATGACGAATTGTTGAATACCTATTTGGATGGCGAATTACAGGAGCCTTGGAGGACCCAGGTCCAGGAACACCTAGGCTATTGCAATGCGTGTCGTCAGAGACTTGAACAGCTTCGCGCCCTTCACCAGAAAGTTGCAGATGCTGTTCTACCTGATTCAGAGATTTCTGCTCGTCAGGATCGTGTACTCCAATATTTTGAGAAGACACGTTTTTCTTCATCAAACAAGAAAATGCATATTTTTCGAAAGAGAATCCAAGTCAGGCTTGTGCCTGCCTTGATTACCTCTGCGGCAGCCTTTGTCGTGGTATTTATCGGGGCCTTCGTGCTCTTTGGGAACAGCTCCCAGCAGGGACAGGAAATCCTTCCTGGGGTTGCCTCCCAAATTGACAGTGCCCATATTCGGCAAGTGACTGAAGTACAGCAGCCTTCCCTTGATATGTTCAGTTTGGAACAGATTGTCCAGCATCTTGATGCAATGGGGTATGCAGTGAAGCTGGAAGTGAAGGCGGTCACTCCCCTCGAATAG
- a CDS encoding RNA polymerase sigma factor: protein MEIQSNDERAFRQVYEQVFPILMRVVYHVTNNQDLAEEICQEAFIRFFDKGMEFATLNDAKYWLIRVSKNLAINQVKRKAREMNMVDKLKKYPSTGANHSDGSQVLMEKETRKLVQEAIDQLPEKFRLVIVMKEYTDMDYKQIAQVLHISESNVKVRVYRARKMLESILSQE, encoded by the coding sequence ATGGAAATACAAAGCAACGATGAGCGAGCCTTTCGGCAAGTGTATGAGCAGGTATTCCCGATATTGATGCGTGTGGTTTATCACGTAACCAATAATCAGGACCTTGCAGAGGAGATTTGTCAGGAAGCTTTCATCCGGTTCTTTGACAAAGGCATGGAGTTCGCTACCCTTAATGATGCCAAGTATTGGCTCATCAGGGTTTCGAAGAATCTTGCCATCAACCAAGTGAAGCGGAAAGCCCGCGAGATGAACATGGTGGATAAATTGAAAAAGTATCCATCCACAGGGGCAAACCATTCCGATGGATCTCAGGTATTGATGGAAAAGGAGACCAGGAAACTTGTACAGGAAGCAATTGATCAGCTGCCCGAAAAGTTCCGCCTAGTCATTGTGATGAAAGAGTACACCGATATGGACTACAAGCAGATCGCACAGGTGTTGCATATTTCCGAAAGTAACGTGAAGGTACGAGTCTATCGGGCAAGGAAGATGCTCGAGTCGATTCTCAGCCAGGAGTGA